In Carya illinoinensis cultivar Pawnee chromosome 16, C.illinoinensisPawnee_v1, whole genome shotgun sequence, a single window of DNA contains:
- the LOC122299316 gene encoding octanoyltransferase LIP2p, chloroplastic-like isoform X1 yields the protein MDLAANHFQIPILAFPASKHTEKSFRPQSRAPVSKPNQLFDSQAFTSPSTSNDRPRTCECLDLYKDLVPYGEAWSWQRRIVREKKSLIERSQDCPDTLIILQHRPVYTLGTDSSEEYLNFDIKDAPYDVYRTERGGEVTYHGPGQLVMYPIINLRNHRMDLHWYLRALEEVVIRVLSSTFSIKASRLEGFTGVWVGDKKVAAIGIRVSQWITYHGLALNVTTDLTPFQSIVPCGIRNRQVGSIKELLKELQSSTGCVKANVPHYNDCQLIDITHTSLIKEFSEFFKLEIHHIINPMLEIEETPQRN from the exons ATGGATCTCGCAGCAAATCACTTTCAAATTCCCATCTTGGCATTCCCAGCTTCCaagcacaccgagaaatcattcCGGCCTCAGTCTCGCGCACCCGTTTCAAAACCGAATCAACTCTTTGATTCCCAGGCCTTCACTTCCCCCTCGACATCTAACGATCGACCAAGAAC GTGCGAGTGTTTAGACTTGTACAAAGACCTGGTTCCGTACGGCGAGGCATGGTCTTGGCAGAGACGAATTGTTAGGGAGAAGAAGTCCTTGATTGAAAGGAGCCAAGATTGTCCGGACACGCTAATTATTCTACAACATCGCCCCGTTTATACATTGGGCACAGATAGTTCAGAAGAGTATCTGAATTTCGACATCAAAGATGCTCCTTACGATGTTTACCGAACCGAACGTGGCGGGGAAGTCACCTATCATGGCCCTGGCCAG CTAGTTATGTACCCTATTATCAATCTCCGAAATCATAGAATGGATCTTCATTGGTACCTTAGGGCACTGGAGGAGGTGGTCATCCGAGTTCTTTCCTCAACATTTTCTATCAAGGCATCTCGGCTTGAAGGTTTCACTGGCGTTTGGGTTG GAGACAAGAAAGTTGCAGCCATTGGGATACGAGTATCTCAGTGGATAACATATCATGGCTTGGCACTAAATGTCACCACAGATCTAACCCCATTTCAGTCAATAGTCCCATGTGGGATTCGGAACCGTCAGGTTGGAAGCATTAAAGAGTTGCTAAAAGAACTTCAATCATCCACTGGATGTGTAAAAGCAAATGTACCTCATTACAATGATTGCCAGCTGATTGATATCACTCACACATCTTTGATCAAGGAATTTTCAGAGTTTTTTAAGCTTGAAATCCATCATATAATCAACCCCATGTTGGAGATTGAGGAAACACCACAGAGAAACTAA
- the LOC122299316 gene encoding octanoyltransferase LIP2p, chloroplastic-like isoform X2: MDLAANHFQIPILAFPASKHTEKSFRPQSRAPVSKPNQLFDSQAFTSPSTSNDRPRTCECLDLYKDLVPYGEAWSWQRRIVREKKSLIERSQDCPDTLIILQHRPVYTLGTDSSEEYLNFDIKDAPYDVYRTERGGEVTYHGPGQLVMYPIINLRNHRMDLHWYLRALEEVVIRVLSSTFSIKASRLEGFTGVWVASAVLNNCGTR, translated from the exons ATGGATCTCGCAGCAAATCACTTTCAAATTCCCATCTTGGCATTCCCAGCTTCCaagcacaccgagaaatcattcCGGCCTCAGTCTCGCGCACCCGTTTCAAAACCGAATCAACTCTTTGATTCCCAGGCCTTCACTTCCCCCTCGACATCTAACGATCGACCAAGAAC GTGCGAGTGTTTAGACTTGTACAAAGACCTGGTTCCGTACGGCGAGGCATGGTCTTGGCAGAGACGAATTGTTAGGGAGAAGAAGTCCTTGATTGAAAGGAGCCAAGATTGTCCGGACACGCTAATTATTCTACAACATCGCCCCGTTTATACATTGGGCACAGATAGTTCAGAAGAGTATCTGAATTTCGACATCAAAGATGCTCCTTACGATGTTTACCGAACCGAACGTGGCGGGGAAGTCACCTATCATGGCCCTGGCCAG CTAGTTATGTACCCTATTATCAATCTCCGAAATCATAGAATGGATCTTCATTGGTACCTTAGGGCACTGGAGGAGGTGGTCATCCGAGTTCTTTCCTCAACATTTTCTATCAAGGCATCTCGGCTTGAAGGTTTCACTGGCGTTTGGGTTG CATCAGCAGTATTGAATAACTGTGGGACCAGATAG